In a single window of the Planctomycetia bacterium genome:
- a CDS encoding DUF1738 domain-containing protein: MQFDIYQNVTDQIIAMLEKGVVPWRSPILGRQSAGMPKNLESGKEYRGVNVFLLAFTAWASGYESAYWLTFNQAKQKKGSVKKGEKSSFVIFWKQYETTDKETGEPTKVPVLRYYRVFNVAQCEGIAAPDAATFTPTDFRPIDAAVAIVEGYADGPPIEHGGTRAYYRPSTDIVRLPEPSRFATCEEYYSTLFHELAHSTGHSKRLDRKLDTEPQPFGSPDYGKEELVAEMAAAYLTSHAGIQPATIENQAAYLQGWLKQLRGDKKLVVTAAAAAQKASDWIRGERKPVE; the protein is encoded by the coding sequence ATGCAATTCGACATTTACCAGAACGTCACCGACCAGATTATCGCCATGCTGGAGAAGGGCGTCGTTCCCTGGCGTTCTCCCATTCTCGGCAGACAGTCCGCCGGAATGCCGAAGAACTTGGAAAGCGGCAAGGAGTATCGCGGCGTAAACGTGTTCCTGCTGGCGTTCACCGCTTGGGCGAGCGGCTACGAATCGGCATACTGGCTCACGTTCAATCAGGCGAAGCAGAAGAAAGGCAGCGTCAAGAAGGGCGAGAAATCGTCATTCGTCATTTTCTGGAAACAGTACGAGACGACCGACAAGGAGACCGGCGAACCGACGAAAGTCCCCGTCCTGCGATATTATCGCGTCTTCAACGTCGCCCAATGCGAAGGCATTGCCGCACCGGATGCCGCGACGTTCACGCCGACCGACTTTCGGCCCATCGACGCCGCCGTAGCGATTGTCGAAGGGTACGCCGATGGCCCGCCAATCGAACATGGCGGGACGCGGGCGTACTATCGACCGTCAACCGACATCGTCCGCTTGCCCGAGCCGAGCCGGTTTGCCACCTGCGAAGAGTACTACTCGACGCTCTTCCATGAACTCGCCCACTCAACCGGCCACAGCAAGCGGCTTGACCGCAAACTCGACACTGAGCCGCAGCCTTTCGGTTCGCCGGATTACGGCAAGGAAGAACTTGTCGCCGAAATGGCTGCCGCGTACCTTACATCCCATGCGGGCATTCAGCCGGCGACCATCGAGAACCAGGCCGCATATCTGCAAGGCTGGCTGAAGCAGCTTCGTGGCGACAAGAAACTTGTCGTCACCGCCGCCGCTGCCGCCCAGAAGGCATCCGACTGGATTCGCGGCGAGCGGAAGCCGGTCGAATGA
- a CDS encoding DUF4263 domain-containing protein codes for MIFEPVTYKLATDGPPAMSWSQYMSEYGTRYKQLLSSDPPEDSLHKFFRDNPSFLIGVGSPSFGMATPPFRFALIDKPRLQGITCKEPDFMWVLRDSATWYLTLVEIEKPSKRIFSAALKSKDLPKQEFNQARNQLHQWKTWFQVPENTLLFNRFYRTQEMHQMQARALRFLLVFGRRQEFEDNESLQRHRSSLLSQADEHLSSFDRLAPNNSFSDMITAHVDPDGKFRAIAVPPTFTIGPMNADISAHIISLDEAINQSPSISSERKQFLCERLPYWKEWALKDGTRRCCPGHAE; via the coding sequence ATGATCTTTGAACCCGTCACGTACAAGTTGGCAACGGATGGCCCCCCCGCCATGAGTTGGAGTCAATACATGTCGGAGTATGGAACCCGCTACAAGCAGCTCCTTTCATCCGATCCCCCTGAAGACTCACTCCATAAATTCTTCCGAGACAATCCCTCGTTTCTCATCGGAGTTGGTTCTCCCTCATTCGGCATGGCCACGCCGCCGTTCAGATTTGCACTGATCGACAAGCCGCGTCTTCAAGGAATCACCTGCAAGGAACCTGACTTTATGTGGGTCTTGCGCGACAGTGCAACATGGTACTTAACGCTCGTAGAAATCGAGAAGCCAAGTAAGAGAATCTTTTCGGCGGCACTGAAATCTAAGGACCTCCCAAAACAAGAATTCAACCAGGCGCGAAATCAGCTACATCAGTGGAAAACGTGGTTTCAAGTGCCGGAGAATACCTTGCTATTTAATCGGTTTTACCGGACTCAAGAAATGCACCAGATGCAAGCGAGAGCTTTGCGATTCCTGCTCGTATTTGGACGTAGGCAGGAGTTTGAAGATAATGAGAGTTTACAGCGACATCGGTCAAGTCTACTTTCGCAGGCGGATGAGCACTTGTCCTCTTTTGACCGACTTGCTCCGAACAACTCCTTTTCTGACATGATTACAGCGCACGTGGACCCCGATGGAAAATTTCGAGCGATTGCAGTCCCACCTACCTTTACAATAGGGCCTATGAATGCTGACATCTCCGCTCATATTATTTCGCTTGACGAGGCTATAAATCAAAGCCCAAGCATTTCTAGCGAACGGAAGCAATTCCTTTGTGAACGGCTTCCCTATTGGAAAGAATGGGCACTCAAGGATGGAACCCGCCGCTGTTGTCCTGGTCACGCCGAGTGA
- a CDS encoding HNH endonuclease — translation MADRVPDDIAARILAKCGRCCCICRRFDPTMLQVHHILLRSEGGTNDEDNLIALCITCHSDVHTERPFTRRFSVAELKLHREQVCRLVQEGKLVPATRERIQPSSEDFRTWAGLLAPDRPLIPRSFTIASGRVIDPPLSAAAVEMLLAAASSKQGDIIVIEAAGGLVITAGDHELLDSENAREAARFRAALAELQRVGLCEYVSRSYYRITYDAFLIADAMMAFKASTAK, via the coding sequence ATGGCCGACCGAGTCCCTGACGACATCGCCGCCCGCATCTTGGCGAAATGTGGACGTTGTTGCTGCATCTGTCGCCGTTTCGATCCGACGATGCTCCAAGTGCATCACATTCTACTTCGGAGCGAGGGTGGAACTAACGACGAGGACAACCTAATAGCGTTGTGTATCACCTGCCATTCCGATGTCCATACGGAAAGACCATTCACGAGGCGTTTTTCCGTCGCCGAACTCAAGCTGCATCGCGAACAGGTCTGCCGTTTGGTCCAAGAGGGGAAACTCGTGCCTGCTACGCGCGAGCGTATTCAGCCCTCGTCCGAGGACTTTCGAACTTGGGCTGGATTGCTTGCCCCTGACCGCCCACTGATTCCTCGTTCTTTCACAATCGCTTCAGGCAGGGTAATTGATCCTCCACTTAGCGCGGCAGCGGTTGAAATGTTGCTCGCCGCCGCGAGTTCCAAGCAGGGCGATATCATCGTGATCGAAGCTGCCGGTGGACTTGTCATCACGGCCGGCGACCATGAACTCCTCGACAGCGAAAATGCACGGGAAGCAGCTAGATTTCGCGCCGCGCTCGCAGAGCTTCAACGCGTAGGGTTATGCGAATACGTGAGCAGATCATACTACCGTATTACCTACGACGCATTTCTCATTGCAGATGCAATGATGGCGTTCAAGGCTTCAACGGCCAAGTAA
- a CDS encoding site-specific DNA-methyltransferase, with the protein MTATTTVNPFYAARQTRRAAPRQRRSTSPLPIEKRVIGNATLYRADCFDILPTLSGIGAVITDPPYGIGFEYRSYDDAPSKYDALMERLVPELVRITNDGPCFVWQSPLKADRWHEYFPKGYRIVAACKVYPQRPGKSVCLSWDPVIFWSGKSLLREHLPRDWHVDDLRPWDGYAGQNPVPCPRPLSQVQYFCDSVRADTILDPFMGSGTTGVATILAGKQFVGIEQDPVYFEYACRRIAGEQNGRPPSNNHRI; encoded by the coding sequence ATGACTGCGACCACTACCGTCAATCCGTTTTACGCGGCCCGCCAAACCCGGCGGGCTGCACCGAGACAGCGCCGATCAACTTCCCCGCTTCCCATCGAGAAGCGCGTGATCGGGAATGCCACGCTGTACCGGGCCGATTGCTTTGACATCCTGCCAACGCTCTCCGGCATCGGTGCGGTCATCACTGACCCGCCCTACGGCATTGGTTTTGAATACCGAAGCTACGATGATGCCCCATCCAAGTACGACGCCCTCATGGAGCGTCTCGTGCCGGAACTCGTCCGCATCACCAACGACGGGCCGTGCTTTGTCTGGCAAAGCCCGCTCAAGGCCGACCGCTGGCACGAGTACTTCCCGAAGGGCTACCGCATCGTTGCCGCCTGCAAGGTCTATCCGCAGCGGCCGGGCAAGAGTGTTTGCCTAAGCTGGGATCCGGTCATCTTCTGGAGCGGCAAGTCACTTCTCCGCGAACACCTGCCGCGCGACTGGCATGTGGACGATTTGCGCCCCTGGGATGGCTACGCCGGTCAGAACCCGGTGCCGTGTCCGCGTCCCTTGTCGCAGGTGCAGTACTTCTGCGACTCCGTCCGGGCCGACACCATCCTCGATCCGTTCATGGGCAGCGGGACCACTGGCGTGGCTACGATTCTTGCAGGCAAGCAATTCGTCGGCATCGAGCAAGACCCGGTGTATTTCGAGTATGCGTGTCGGCGGATCGCCGGAGAGCAGAATGGTAGACCACCGTCGAACAATCACAGAATCTAA
- a CDS encoding relaxase domain-containing protein: MLRIIENASAAGAKSYYSAADYYTEGQELEGRWHGEAANRLGLSGKVNREAWDALCDNRDPNTGQTLTLRQKGNRRIGYDFNFHLPKSVSVLYGLTQDERILEAFRESVRATMQDMEAEMKTRVRSGGKNEDRTTGNMVWGEFVHTTARPVDGIPDPHLHAHCFVFNTTWDKKEGRWKAGQFADLKRDAPYFEAVFHARLARQMELLGLPVERTKKGWELAGTPKSVIEKFSRRTALIEETAKQMGIVDPAAKDELGARTRESKRKDLTSDELRAEWESRLTEDELSGIEGITANLGGPAIAENDRLSPRRLNWPLTIAWSEARWCRSERY; the protein is encoded by the coding sequence ATGCTACGCATCATCGAGAACGCCAGCGCCGCCGGGGCCAAGAGCTACTACAGCGCAGCGGACTACTACACCGAGGGCCAGGAACTGGAAGGCCGTTGGCACGGCGAGGCGGCCAACCGGCTGGGACTATCCGGCAAGGTGAACCGCGAGGCGTGGGATGCCCTCTGCGACAATCGTGATCCCAATACCGGACAAACGCTGACGCTTCGGCAGAAGGGCAATCGAAGGATCGGCTACGACTTCAACTTCCATTTACCCAAAAGCGTGTCGGTGCTGTACGGGCTGACGCAGGACGAGCGAATCCTCGAAGCATTCCGGGAGTCGGTGAGGGCAACCATGCAGGACATGGAAGCGGAGATGAAGACCCGTGTACGAAGCGGCGGAAAGAATGAGGACCGAACGACAGGCAACATGGTCTGGGGCGAGTTCGTGCATACCACGGCCAGACCGGTGGACGGGATTCCCGATCCGCACCTGCACGCCCACTGCTTCGTCTTCAACACCACTTGGGATAAAAAGGAAGGCCGCTGGAAGGCCGGGCAATTCGCTGATTTGAAGCGCGATGCGCCCTACTTCGAGGCCGTGTTCCATGCGCGACTGGCGCGGCAGATGGAACTGCTGGGGCTACCCGTAGAGCGAACGAAAAAGGGCTGGGAGCTGGCAGGGACGCCGAAGTCGGTGATTGAAAAGTTCTCGCGGCGGACGGCGCTGATTGAAGAGACCGCAAAGCAAATGGGCATCGTCGATCCGGCGGCCAAGGATGAGCTGGGGGCCAGGACGCGGGAGAGTAAGCGCAAGGACCTCACGTCGGATGAGCTGCGGGCAGAATGGGAATCCCGGCTGACGGAAGATGAGCTGAGTGGGATCGAAGGCATCACCGCCAATCTCGGTGGGCCAGCCATTGCCGAGAATGACCGTCTCTCACCAAGGCGGTTGAACTGGCCATTGACCATTGCCTGGAGCGAAGCTCGGTGGTGCCGGAGCGAAAGATACTGA
- a CDS encoding AAA family ATPase, translating to MPERKILTEALKRAFGAASVESVHHNLEKENLIIGMREGRRMATTREVLAEERRMIGFAREGRGTCRPLGDALYAIKRDWLNDGQRRAVRYLLTSKDRVMLIRGAAGTGKTSMAQEAVEAIEAGGKRVFMFAPSADASRGVLREDGFAHADTVARLLFDERMQSEVRGQVIWIDEAGLLGSRQMTEVFDLADRLTSRVILSGDRKQHGSVEHGAALRLLETEAGLIPAEIRDIKRQQGEYRQAVEALSEGRTEDGFRELDELGWIKEVPTLDRYKTLARDYVAAIADGKSTALVVSPTHLEGEWVTDEIRAQLNESGELKGQERRVMVLENTNLTEAQRADSVNYDEDCVLVFHQNAKGFQKGERVAAGARAIPISEAAKFQVFKRDVLPIAPGDVIRITRNGKTLDGKHRLNNGAIFPVKKFDANGDIVLANGWTVAQDYGHLSHGYCITSHAAQGKTVDHVFIGQSSQSFPASSREQFYVSASRGAKASPSIPTTRNRCSMPSAARTTGCRRRNWSQGANSASAARRYTGWSI from the coding sequence GTGCCGGAGCGAAAGATACTGACCGAAGCACTCAAGCGCGCCTTTGGCGCGGCGTCGGTGGAAAGCGTTCACCACAACTTGGAAAAAGAAAACCTCATCATCGGGATGCGCGAAGGACGACGGATGGCCACGACACGGGAAGTGTTGGCGGAAGAGCGCCGCATGATTGGCTTCGCCCGGGAGGGGCGCGGCACCTGCCGGCCGCTGGGTGATGCCTTGTACGCCATCAAGAGAGATTGGCTCAACGACGGCCAGCGCCGGGCGGTGCGCTACCTGCTGACTTCTAAAGACCGGGTGATGTTGATCCGGGGCGCTGCGGGGACGGGCAAGACCTCGATGGCCCAGGAGGCCGTGGAGGCGATAGAGGCAGGCGGCAAACGCGTTTTCATGTTCGCCCCTTCTGCGGATGCCAGTCGTGGCGTCTTGCGCGAGGATGGCTTCGCCCATGCCGACACGGTGGCAAGGCTGCTGTTCGACGAGCGAATGCAATCGGAGGTCCGGGGACAGGTCATCTGGATTGACGAGGCCGGACTCTTGGGCAGCCGCCAGATGACGGAGGTCTTCGACCTGGCCGATCGGCTCACTTCGCGGGTCATCCTCTCCGGCGACCGGAAACAGCATGGTTCGGTGGAGCACGGTGCGGCACTTCGGCTCCTGGAAACCGAAGCCGGTCTCATCCCCGCCGAAATCCGCGACATCAAGCGCCAGCAGGGAGAGTACAGGCAAGCGGTTGAAGCTTTGAGCGAAGGCCGGACGGAGGATGGCTTCCGCGAGCTCGATGAATTGGGCTGGATCAAGGAAGTGCCGACCCTGGATCGGTACAAAACATTGGCCCGGGACTACGTCGCCGCCATTGCCGACGGTAAATCCACGGCGCTGGTGGTATCGCCGACTCACCTGGAGGGAGAATGGGTAACGGACGAGATACGCGCCCAACTGAATGAGTCGGGCGAGCTGAAGGGCCAGGAGCGGCGGGTCATGGTGTTGGAGAACACCAACCTCACCGAGGCCCAGCGCGCCGATTCGGTCAATTACGATGAGGACTGCGTCCTGGTCTTCCATCAAAACGCCAAAGGATTCCAGAAGGGGGAGCGGGTAGCGGCGGGGGCACGTGCAATTCCGATCTCGGAGGCGGCGAAGTTCCAAGTCTTCAAGAGGGATGTCCTCCCGATCGCGCCCGGGGATGTGATTCGGATTACTCGGAATGGCAAGACGTTGGACGGCAAACACCGGCTCAATAACGGCGCGATTTTCCCGGTGAAAAAGTTCGACGCCAACGGCGACATCGTCCTGGCCAACGGCTGGACGGTAGCTCAGGATTACGGGCACCTCTCCCATGGCTATTGCATCACGTCGCACGCGGCGCAGGGCAAGACGGTGGATCACGTCTTCATCGGCCAGTCTTCGCAGTCCTTTCCGGCGTCTTCGCGTGAGCAGTTCTACGTCTCCGCTTCGCGGGGCGCAAAAGCGTCACCGTCTATACCGACGACAAGGAATCGCTGCTCGATGCCGTCGGCCGCTCGGACGACCGGCTGTCGGCGACGGAACTGGTCACAGGGCGCGAACTCCGCGAGCGCGGCGCGACGTTACACAGGCTGGAGCATCTAA